The window CGGAGACGGTCAGTCAGCAACCTGTTCCAAGTCCTTCTCCTAACATCACACTGAATAAAGATTCGAAGGATGTGCATTCCCCTCTTGTCGTGGTGGAGCCCAAGAAGTCATTCGAACTCACGCCCTACATTGCGATGGCTCAACAAGCATTGGCTCAGGGGTATGATGAAATTGAGAGTGTAAACCACCGGTTTACTGAATCAATCAACTGGCTAGCCCAGGCAGAGTCTATCCGCGAAGGCAAATATCTTGATCATCAAGCTTCTATCTTGACAGGCCCTGTCAAGAATATGGGATCGTATTTCAAGACACTGGATCGACCTTTGCCTGCAATGCTCTCCGTTGCAGATTTCTCACTGGATAAAATGAAGTCTCATGTTCAGCTCAAGGAGACTTCGGTACTAGATTTGTCGTCCAGAGATAACATCAAAACAATGACACGGCTGCTTGAAGCAGGCAAACAGGCCCAGTTGCCTATCGTCGTTGATGATGAATTGCAGCTTCGACTCAAAAAGAACCTGCCTGCTACGTTTATGGTCTACCTGGAAAATCTGACAGAAGCACAATTGAGTGCATATTTGAAGGCACTTGAAACGGTTGATTACTGGAAGCATTCTGAATTGAAAAAAGATTCCACTGTTACCAGTATGCTGTTCTACCCACTCGATGTATCGGGTCGCAATCAGGTGGCCAAGAGTCTTGGGCTCAATGATGGGAAGTTGGAGCAAGCCAAGGTCAGCAAGCACCAGGCTGCGGTAGCGCTTTCTTATTTCTCATTACGATTGCCGCAATCGCTCAGCGAAAATACGCGCAAAGCTACGGCGACCTTGGAAGGTACTTCACCAGATCGCCTTTCACTGGTGATCATGGTGCGATCCACACGCTGATTGTTATCAGTTATTTCAGTCGATACTTGGGATGAGTTTCCAGGTATTTGGCAACCCGATCCGTTCGCTTCACCGCTTCAGTTAAGAATTCCACAGCCTTAACCAGCTTGTCGTCTGGCTCAGCGCAACTGAAGCGTAGATACCCCTGTCCAGCTGGGCCAAAGCATTCGCCACCGAGGCAGGCAACGCCCAGCTTATCGTCAGCAGATTCCAGCAGGAACATAGCCAGGCCGTGGGATGTAATGCCAAGCCGTTTGCAAATCTTCGAGACATTGGGGAATACATAGAAAGTGCCTTTCGGCATTTCTACTGTTACGTCAGGCACTTTTTTCAACGCTGCGACGAGGATTTCTACCTTCTTTTTGAACTTGAGCATGGTCTCATCGCGTTCCTTCTCGTCGAAATCAAGACCAGCCTGTGCTGCAAGTTGAGTAATGGGTGGCACACAGGATAACGAGGTGTTAATCAGTTTGCCAATCAGATCCGCATAATCAGGCCGGGTGATGCCGAAGCCGACTCGATAGCCGGACATACTGTAAGACTTGCTGAAAGTGAATACCGCAACTGCCTGATCAATCATTCCTGGACATTCAAGAATGGAGTGATGTCTGCCTTCCCAGACCATGTGTGCATAAGGTTCATCGCTCATCACCATGACGTCTTTGCCACGAATGAGATCAGCGATGCCGTTCAAATCTTCCAGGGTAGCAACGCCACCCGTTGGATTGTGGGGTGAGTTCAAGAAGATACCACGCGGCTTGGGGGCTTCTTTGAGAAACCGGGCCACGTCTTTCACATCAGGTCGGAACTGGTTTTCTTCCTTGAGCGGCACATACCATGCCTTGGCTCCCCGGCGATCAATATTAGGTGGATACGTTGGGAAATGTGGTGAAAAGACCAATACCGAATCACCCTCATTCAGAAATGCTTCGCAGAAGAACTGCTCCAGCACCTTGGCGCCGGGGACAACGACGCAATGGTCTGCAGTAACGTTGACACCAAACTCGCGATTGTAAAACTTGGCAATCGATTCACGGAACGAGAGCAGGCCTCGCGAAGGACAGTAATGGCTCTGATCAGAATTTACTGCATCAATAGCGGCCTTCTTGGCATGGGCTGTTGTCGGAAACGGGCTGTCGCCAATCTGAAGGAAGATGACATCTTTGCCTGCCGCTTTGAGTTTCTGAGCGATTGCGAGAACGTCAAATGCGGTTTCTACGGTAAGGCCTTGGGCGAAGGTACTGACGGACATAGTGGATCTCGAGTGAGCTATCAGCTTTCAGCCATCAGCCGTCAGCTAAATAAGTTTTCAGATGTAAGAATACTGCCAATATTCATTTGAATCTAGTCCTGAAAGCTGAGAGCTACTTTTTAATTTCCCACACCAGGTGTGCCAACTCCGGCAGAATCAGCTTCTCCATGGCCAGCTTGACTGCATGTGTGGAACCAGGCATGGAGAATATCAGTTTTCCCTGATACACACCAGCTACTGCTCTCGACAGCATGGCAGCGGCCCCGATTTCGCCATAGCTGATCATTCGGAATATCTCACCAAAGCCAACCAGTGTTTTCTCCAGCAACGATCCGATGGCTTCTACTGTACTGTCACGTCGGCCTATGCCTGTACCGCCATTTAACAGGATTGCTTCCACGTCTGCCTTTGCAGCAAGTGTCTGCACGGCTTTTACTATTTCGGCAGGTTCATCCTTGAGAATGGAATATGAGGCAACAGGGTGATTATCTTGAATCAGGAAATCACGGATGGTCTGTCCGCTGGTATCGTTTCCTTCATTCCGTGTATCACTCACCGTGATGATGGCACAGGAAACTCGCGGATATTGTTTCTTAGCACAGGTTTTGTGCTGTTCGCTGGTTTGCATACTTGACTTCTTTTGAGGATTTTCCGGCTTGTGGCTCTGTAACTCTCAGGGTATGGTTGAGATATCATTTTCAAACTCCAGGAGCAATGCGATGGCTTCCTCGGAAACCGCTTCATCATCATCCGAAATCTTTGATTGCCAGTCTTTCTTCCCTGATGGGAACAATGAACTGAACATGTCGCCTTTGGATTCTGCAGAGTTACCAGTTCATACGAACATTGAACCAGAAATCGGATTCTGGAAGAAGTATTCGTCGCACTACGAGTTTCCGCTTTCCATTCTGATAGCTTTAGGCGTGCATGTGATTGCCGTACTGGTGGTAGTGGCCTGTATGAGCATTAGCTACTACTGGAAGCCGCCACAACAGCCTATTATGGAGCAGGAGGTAGTCGAAGCACGGATCAATTCTGATAAGGATACTCAGGATAAACCCAGGCACGCAGGTCATACTGGTGATGACGCCAGTGAAGTGAAGACAGATCTCATTACCGTTAAAGAACTCGACGTTCAGCAGTTGCCCAATCCCGACAAATCGGACTTGAATTCAACCATGCCAGCGTTGCCTAAGAATATTCAGACTGCGACTAATCCAGGGCGACCGGGGCCTAAAGGTAAAGGAGGTGGTGGAGAAAAAGGTGATACTATTGGCGATGGCGTTGAACAAGGGTATGCGATGGCCAGGAATAAACGCTGGCGCATTCAATTCAGCTACCACGAGCCTGAAGTTCTTCTCGAACAAATCTCCAATCTGGAACTGACGGTTGCTGGCAGGCTCAACAACGGACGCTACATCGTTTATCGAAACATCTCCAGCAAGCAACCTTTACGCTTTGTCGAGATGAATGACACCCAATTGAATTCGCTCATCGAACAAGGCAAGTTCCTGACTTTTGTAAACAACGACCGGGTAACATGTGAGAATTTTGCACTGGCTGTTCATGCAAGCGAAAGGCTTTTGACGCTGATCATGTTAATACCACCTGAACTTGAACAGGCGATTCTGGAAACCGAATTGAAGCATCACGGCAAAACGGAAGATGCCATTCGTGCCGGGAAAATATTCACCTGGTTCAAGGTAGAACGCCAAGGATCGCGGTGGAACATCAAAGTTCTGAAATCAAAAACCGAAGAATAGTCAGTTTTTCAGCGTGGCGATTCGGGACTTAGGTCCCGCGGCCCAGGTGCTGCCATCTTTGCCAGCACTGACTACATTGTAATTCTCTGCATCGATACGGTTCCACTTCTTGCCATCTTGGGATTGGAACGATCCCGTGGTTCCTACTGCAATCCAATGGTTGCCTGCCCAGACAACACATGAACAAAAAGGCAATAGACTTGGTTTCTCGGCAGCTTCCCAGGATATTCCGCCATTGGTTGTGAGTAGCCATGTTTGATTTGTCTGCAATGGAATCTTGTAATCTCCACCCACCATCATGCCTGTGGATCGGTCCTTGAACGCCAGCGAGAAAATTCCGCGGGAATCCACCCCGGCCTGCATCTTTGATTCCAGTACAGTCCAGTTCCTGCCTTTGTCTGGCGAATGA of the Planctomycetia bacterium genome contains:
- a CDS encoding aminotransferase class I/II-fold pyridoxal phosphate-dependent enzyme, translated to MSVSTFAQGLTVETAFDVLAIAQKLKAAGKDVIFLQIGDSPFPTTAHAKKAAIDAVNSDQSHYCPSRGLLSFRESIAKFYNREFGVNVTADHCVVVPGAKVLEQFFCEAFLNEGDSVLVFSPHFPTYPPNIDRRGAKAWYVPLKEENQFRPDVKDVARFLKEAPKPRGIFLNSPHNPTGGVATLEDLNGIADLIRGKDVMVMSDEPYAHMVWEGRHHSILECPGMIDQAVAVFTFSKSYSMSGYRVGFGITRPDYADLIGKLINTSLSCVPPITQLAAQAGLDFDEKERDETMLKFKKKVEILVAALKKVPDVTVEMPKGTFYVFPNVSKICKRLGITSHGLAMFLLESADDKLGVACLGGECFGPAGQGYLRFSCAEPDDKLVKAVEFLTEAVKRTDRVAKYLETHPKYRLK
- a CDS encoding MogA/MoaB family molybdenum cofactor biosynthesis protein, whose protein sequence is MQTSEQHKTCAKKQYPRVSCAIITVSDTRNEGNDTSGQTIRDFLIQDNHPVASYSILKDEPAEIVKAVQTLAAKADVEAILLNGGTGIGRRDSTVEAIGSLLEKTLVGFGEIFRMISYGEIGAAAMLSRAVAGVYQGKLIFSMPGSTHAVKLAMEKLILPELAHLVWEIKK